TTACAGCTGCAACGGCGGCCGCATAACGGTACCATGTAGTTATTTGGCGTCTAGGCGGGGTGGGCAGGCGCTTCCGTATTTCAGCAACGTCATCTTCCATCTGTTCTTCAGAAGGCTCCCCCACATGGATGTCCAGTTTCTCGTACCATCGCTCAACCCGGATGCGCTCCTCGGATGTGCATTCGCCAGCGGCGTACCGTTTCAATAGCTTTTTGATTTCTTCGTGCTCCTCCATGCGTATCCGAGATTTCCTTTTTTTATAATATAGTACTGCGGTTGTTCCTTTGGGCGTAAAAGGAAATGAAAAAATGATCGATCTTATTCCTTAAGATAAATGATATTGGCTACTGGACGAAGTCCCTCATGATCAAACTGCTTGTTGTCTGATGGATGGTTGATAACACTGTTTTCCGTCGCACCTTTAATGTAGAGTGTGCTGCTTCCACCACCATCTACATTCATGGCGTCCTTTGCGCCCAGCCAACGCAGCATTTTTGCCAACTCGGTCAAGCGCATACCTGCCGCCAAACTGTTCCTCCCGTCTACTACGATAAAAATTAATTTCTTATCCGTTGTAATTGCCACGGCACTGCGCGGGTGACGGTTGTTATTAAAGGGGTTGTTGGAAAGTGCCGCATCCTCCCCTTGATGTATCAGCAGTGGACCTGATAGGAGAATGTTTGGCACTCTACTCCGCTCATAATCAATTGCCGAAGCCGGTTGGATCTCGATTATTTTTTTAGCAATCAATAGGATCGCATCGGCACGATCGGTTTTCTTTTTGGTGGTATTGACGACGTTATTATCCGCTTTTACGTAATCCCACGAACCACCTTTCTTCATGTCAAAGAAACCACCATTGATAGCCACTAGGGCGTTGTTTTCCAATGCAAATTGAGTGGTTTTTTTCAATGTTGCCGAATCTGCTGCAATACAGATTTTCTTGCGGTACTTTCTGAGGTCGATTTCCACCAAGTTGATTTCCTGTTGGCTTTCAAAAAGTTTATCAAAATGACCTTGCTTCCATGTAATGCCCTTTTTTATAGGGGTAATTTTCCAGTCTTTATTAACCACGGCAACGGAATCTGGCAATTGTCCAAAAGCCATCGGTAGGATAAAGTATAAGAAGCCGAATAGGGTAGGCACTATTTTTTTGTTCATGTCGCTGGTTTACGTATATAGTACGGTAACTAAGCCTTAGGGCGTAAAAGAAAATGAAAAAAAATCAGCGAAGGAGAAAATAGGCCAGAGAGATCAAGGTGCCGAATTTCGGACGTAGTATCTTTAGCGCATTGTTCACATGCTTCTTAACGGTTGTTTCGGAAAGCCCAAGTTCATCGGCAATTTCCTTGTGGGAGAGGTGGGATTGCCGGCTCATCCGGAAGACCTCCTGCATTTTTTCGGGTAGCCGCACGATCTCGCTTTCGATCAACTGCCCCAATTCTTTCTCGCGAATCAGGTAATCCGCAGTTGTGTTGTCTTGGGTGTTGATCGTCGCCAAGGATTCGAAATAAACCGCTTCGACCTTTTTATGCGCAATCAGTTTGATGATCTTGTACCGTAAAGTTGCATAGAGATAGCCGGCCAGTGGGCTTTCGGGATTCAATGCACTGCGATTTTGCCAGAGGGCAGCGAAAACTTCCTGTAATAGATCTTTGACCTCATCCCGGTCGTTCAGCTTTTTGCATGCATGTGCATATAGTTGTCGCGAGTAACGCTCATAAATCTCCATATAAGCGCTGTAATCGTCACTCAAAATGAGCCGTATCAATTCGCTATCATCATATGATTCATAAGACATCTTCGCCATACCAAGACTATAGATAATGGAGCCAAAATTATCAAAAGAGTATAAAGTTTATAGTTACGGCAATATTAACAAAAGTTTAAATATAAGCATTCGTCTAAATAATGGTACCGGAGAGTGGTAACTTTAGTTCGAACTGTTCTATATCTTCAAAGGTATATGGAAGCCAATTATATTATAATAAATTTAACTAAGTTTGAGAGAACTGAATTTGATTTATGGAACGATATGAATTTTTCAAGCGATTTCACGACATCAGTAAAGCAGATTATCATCTGTTGACTGATTGCCTTAACGTCAGATCATTTAAGAAGGGAGATTTCATTACAGTGCCCGGACAGATCCAACGGGAGCTTTATTTTGTGAAAAGCGGTGTCCAGATGTCTTACTTTGACACGGGAGAGAAAATCTATACGCTTGCCTTTACCTATTTTCCGTATTTATGCGCCATAGCTGAATCTTTTTCGTTTCAGGTACCATCAAAATACTTTTTAATCTGTTTAACAGACAGCGAATTGGAGTATATTACTCATGACGACCTACAAAAGCTGATCGATCAATCACAACAAATAGAAAGGCTCTTCAGGCGGATGACTGAAGCCATGTTTGCGGATATGATTGACCTCCATATTGAACTACGAGCATTGACCATCGAAGAAAAGTACAAAACGTTTTGCCGGAAAAGCCCACACCTGCTTCAACTTGTGCCGCATAAGTACATAGCCTCTTATTTAGGTATAGACCCTACGAATTTCAGCAGGCTATTCAATAACGTTAAATTTTGATATTGGTGTAGACCAAGATTTGTTTGCCAGCAAGTTTTGAACTTTGTAAACAAACAGAAAGGTATACAGATGAACAAAACAAGAATTACGCAGAAGAAGGTACAAAAATCCAGCATGACTACGGAAAATATTGGAAATTATGCAGCTATAAACGGACTGCAGCTATACTATGAAATCTATGGCGAAGGGAAGCCACTGTTGCTCTTACCTGGCGCGCTCTCGGGAATCCGCACGGCATTCGGGAAGTTAATTCCCTTGCTCGCAAGGGAAAGACAAGTTATCGCTATTGAATTTCAAGGATATGGTCATACAACAGATATCTCGGAACGCCCGCTTTCTTATGAACAGCTTGCTGAAGATGTTATTGAATTACTCCGTGTTCTGAAGGTGTCGCAAACAGATATTTTCGGATATAGTACGGGGGCGGGGGTGGCTTTGCAAATAGCTATCCGCAAACCTCAGGTTGTCAGAAAACTTATACTGGCCTCCGCTAGTTACAAAAGCAGTGGACGTCATCCGGAACTTAAAACCCTGTTTAGTCCTGAATTCATGGAGGAAGCCCTGAAGGGTAGCCCATATGAAGCAGAGTATATGACCGCAGCTGCGAAGCCCGAAGACTGGCATAGGCATATAGCTAAAGTACGAACATTTGAACAAAAAATACAAGATTGGTCAGCGGATGAAATCAGCAAGATTAAGGCACCTGCTTTGATCATAGCTGGCGATGCGGATATCGTTCAGCCGGAGCATGTCGTTGCGTTATATAAATTATTTGGTGGCGGGAGCTTAGGTGAATTGTCAATGCCCACTTCACAACTTGCAATATTGCCCGGAACGATGCATACTGCATTAACACAAAAAACAGATTTATTAATGGCAATGATTCCCGGTTTTCTTGAAGATGGGGTGGCATACGAGTAAAAACAAAGGCCAATGATAACGACCGAGATACCAAATCACGTATGCGATAAAATGTAACTCCTTGGTTATGAAAAAATAATTCTCATTTTTTCATAACCACTTGCGAAATACTGTTTACTTTACTAACTTAGAGCCAGTCAATCGAAACAAACAGTATTAAATAATAAATATAATTATCGACCGAACAATAACTGAACCAACAAGCCGAACCTTTACTATTTCAGCACACAGCCCAGTAATTGCCTTCAACCGAAGAACCAAACACACATGTCAACAATACACCGAAAGAAAGGTCATTTGCCCGTTCAGCAAAGCCTGTTACAGCTAAAAATTCATCTACAGTTCGCTAATGCCAATAAAATATCCGGCTTGATAGCCAAATCCCAGCGGAGCAGCTAAAGCATAACGACACGTTCAACCAAAGAAACCACACACATGAACCAAGGTGCAGCACCTTTATTCCATAGGTACGACCGGGAAGAGCATCGGGCTATTAGCGATAATGATGTGATGATCCCTAATCTTGCCACGGCTCAGCAACGTACCGCAGAAGCTAGGGCACGGTTAGAGCAAATCGAAAATCTGCTATTTTATGCGTTCGGAAAAAAACATGCGGTGAACTGGGATGAATTGAAGTGTGCCGAGAAATTTCCTGTATGCCATCCCGAGAAGCAATATCGTGCAGAGTTCAACAAGATATGGATACCTGCCGAACCCGAATACTACCCTTTGCCACCCAAACCTGAAGCAAGGTATTTCAAGCCCGACCTCAATATCTTCGATAAGCTATTCAATTTTTTAGGTAACAGAAAGCGGAAGCACGCCAAAGAACTGTTGAACAAGGCTAAGTTGTTACATCTGCAAAAGCAAGAAGAAGTGAAGCACAGCAACCAGCTGCTGCGGGAATCTTATAAGCGCAAGCTGGAAGTGGCCAGGACTAAAATCAGCATACTAGGGGAGGAATGTGCGAAGGAAACAGCCCTGTGGGAGGAGCAGCAAACAGCCTTTTACAAAGAGCAACAGGCATACAATAAGCGTGTCGATATGCTCAAAGCCAATTACTTGCGTGCAGATGTAAATGCTATAAGCGAGTATAATGTACTTGTACTGAGTAACTCTAAATACCCGGAAACCTTTCCAAAAGATTTCGATTTGGAGTACAGGCCTGCAGACAAACTATTGGTGGTAGGTTATATGTTGCCCGTACCAGAACAGTTACCAAAGCTCAGGGAGGTTAAGTACATTGCTACGCGGAACGAATTAGAGGAATATTTTTTATCTGAGGTACAGCAGGCGAAACTATACGAGAGCGCCATATATCAAATAGCTTTACGCACGCTACAAGAGTTGTTTGAGGCCGATCAGATTGAAGCCTTGCAGCGTATCGCCTTCAATGGTAGAGTGAAAAACCTTGAAGAACCAAACGGCAAGATTGGTTATACCTGTAAAGTGTCCATCATATTCAATAGGGAGGAATTTGAGGCGATCAACCTGTCGGATATTGATTTCAGTAACTGGAGCTGGCTAAAATATTACAGCCCTGTGCAAGCGGTGGCACAGACTGGCCCGATTGATAAACATTTTTTATCGTCTTATGATTTGGCAGTTAGCCCAATCTACTTCAAAGTGATAAAGTGAAATGAAGGCTGGAAATCCTGCCGCGATCGACGACTGAAAAACCAAGTTATCGTTATTTCACTGGCAAATCATCAGCATTTTTGTTAATTTAACGCCAAATGAACAACGATATCCAATTATATAACGCCAATCAATCTGCTGAAGACGCCAAAATATGCAGTCTACTTGCTCTGGAAATAGATCGAAACTTACCTGAAGCCGAAAGTAAGATATGGCACAGGCATCCCGTCTGGTTTATTGATAAAAATCCAATTGTAGGATACAGTAAACAGAAGGCAGGTATACGGCTCATGTTCTGGAGTGGCGTAAGCTTCGATGAAAAACAACTTCAAGCGGGCACAGGAAAATTTAAAGATGCTTCTATCTTTTATAATTCAGCAGAAGAAATCGAGTTGCAAGATCTGGTGCGCTGGTTGGCAAAATCCCGTGAGATTCAATGGGATTATAAGAACATTGTGAAGCATAAGGGGGTACTTGAACGACTAAAATAATTACTACATTTCAAAACCGATTATTTTTTATCTTTGATATGCAAGCATTTCAAGAATATCTTCAAAAGCACACGCCTATTACAGTGGAGCAGTTTCATTTATTAAAGCATGAGCTTAAGGAAAAAAAATATAACAAGGGAGAAACGCTATTGATAGAAGGAGGGAAGACGGATGTTATTTATTTTGTATGCAGCGGCTTATTGCGTGCATATACGCTAGACAAACAAGGGAAAGAGCATATCATACAATTTGCGCCCGAAAATTGGTGGATGGGCGATCGGAACAGCACTTACTTCAACCAGCCCGCGGAATATAGCATAGATGCCATTGAAGATTCGGAAGTGGTTGTAATCAGCAAAAAGTTCATGGAAATGGCTCATAAAGTCTGCCTGGATTTCGGAAAATATAACATTCGGTTATTGCACAACAGTATCAGACATATGCAACGTAGGATAAACCTCCTGTTGGCTGCAACTGCCGAAGAACGTTACCTTGATTTCATCAATCTGTACCCCCAACTTACCCTTCGAATATCACAGATCATGATAGCTTCCTATCTGGGCATTACCCCAGAGTCACTCAGTAGGGTGAGGAAAGAACTGGCCAGAAAACATTCAAACACCGATAAGCGCTAAACACTTCTTACCATACATCAATTTTTTCCAGTATAAGCTGTATTACTTTTGTATAAAAGAAAGGAAAAAAATGAAAAAGGTCATAGAAAATATAATACGCAAGCCTGCGCAAGCAGGAATGGTTGGTGATGGGTTCCGGGTATTTAACTACATTCCCAGGGCAGGCATCAGCCAACGTCGGATAAGCCCCTTTTTAATGCTCGACTTTAACGCGGCTTTTGATTTTGGTCCATCAGATCACCTTCGCGGAGTAGATGTACACCCACATAAAGGATTTGAAACAGTCACCATCGCTTATAAAGGCAGTGTGGCTCATTATGATAGCGCCGGAAATAGCGGTGTGATCAATCCCGGCGATGTACAATGGATGACGGCGGGAAACGGCATATTACACAAAGAGTTCCATGAGGAGAATTTTTCCAAGACCGGAGGTCCGTTTGAAATGGTACAGCTATGGATAAACCTTCCCAAAAAAGATAAATCAGTTGCTCCCCACTATCAGGGTCTCACCGCAGATCGGATGGGCAAATTACCACTCGATAATGATGGAGGGATAGTGAATATCATTGCCGGGGAAGCACAAGGTGTTAAAGGGCCGGCAGAAACCTATACGCCCGTCAATCTCTTTGATATGCGGTTAAACAAAAACGGTGTTTTTACCACACAGATCAGTGCTGAACACCATACGGCGTTATTGGTCATCAACGGCAATATAACGGTAAATGAACAGGCGGTAGCCGAACATAGTTTTGTGCTATTTAAAAATGAGGGTGAGGAGATAACCGTTCACGCACAAGAAGAAAGCGTCGTGTTATTGTTAAGCGGCGAGCCCATTGACGAACCCGTTGTGAGTTATGGCCCCTTTGTGATGAATACCGAAGCTGAAATACGCGAAGCGATTATGGATTTTAACATGGGCAAATTCGGTTATTTAGAATAATCCACGTTTGCTAAATAAAATATGAGTTATGAATATGGCATTTGAAAATATTCCTTTGAATAAAAATGATGAAAACCATCGTTTCGAGCTACAGGTAGATGGGCATACTGCTTTCATCGATTACGGAGAACGTAACGGTAAAGCCTGGTTAATCCATACCGAATCTCCACCGGAACTTGCCGGTAGGGGTGTGGCAACTGCACTTATAGCGAAAACACTTACGTGGCTAAAAGATAACAGTTACACTTTGATCCCGCTCTGTCCACTGGTGGTTGCCTTTATCAAAAGGCATCCTGATTGGTTAACGATAGTGGATGAGGCTTATCGAAAGCCCTTTGAACATTAATATTTATTTACTTTGTTCTATCAAAGCTCTCATTTAGTTTGAGAGCTTTTTTATTTACCTGGTATTGGCAGTTGTGATTTCCACCAAAAAATAATCGCAAATTATTTACATCACGAACATTCTGTATATACAGAATGTTTACAAATTTGCCATAAGGATCACAC
This Olivibacter sp. SDN3 DNA region includes the following protein-coding sequences:
- a CDS encoding phosphodiester glycosidase family protein, which encodes MNKKIVPTLFGFLYFILPMAFGQLPDSVAVVNKDWKITPIKKGITWKQGHFDKLFESQQEINLVEIDLRKYRKKICIAADSATLKKTTQFALENNALVAINGGFFDMKKGGSWDYVKADNNVVNTTKKKTDRADAILLIAKKIIEIQPASAIDYERSRVPNILLSGPLLIHQGEDAALSNNPFNNNRHPRSAVAITTDKKLIFIVVDGRNSLAAGMRLTELAKMLRWLGAKDAMNVDGGGSSTLYIKGATENSVINHPSDNKQFDHEGLRPVANIIYLKE
- a CDS encoding RNA polymerase sigma factor, whose product is MAKMSYESYDDSELIRLILSDDYSAYMEIYERYSRQLYAHACKKLNDRDEVKDLLQEVFAALWQNRSALNPESPLAGYLYATLRYKIIKLIAHKKVEAVYFESLATINTQDNTTADYLIREKELGQLIESEIVRLPEKMQEVFRMSRQSHLSHKEIADELGLSETTVKKHVNNALKILRPKFGTLISLAYFLLR
- a CDS encoding Crp/Fnr family transcriptional regulator, which gives rise to MERYEFFKRFHDISKADYHLLTDCLNVRSFKKGDFITVPGQIQRELYFVKSGVQMSYFDTGEKIYTLAFTYFPYLCAIAESFSFQVPSKYFLICLTDSELEYITHDDLQKLIDQSQQIERLFRRMTEAMFADMIDLHIELRALTIEEKYKTFCRKSPHLLQLVPHKYIASYLGIDPTNFSRLFNNVKF
- a CDS encoding alpha/beta fold hydrolase encodes the protein MNKTRITQKKVQKSSMTTENIGNYAAINGLQLYYEIYGEGKPLLLLPGALSGIRTAFGKLIPLLARERQVIAIEFQGYGHTTDISERPLSYEQLAEDVIELLRVLKVSQTDIFGYSTGAGVALQIAIRKPQVVRKLILASASYKSSGRHPELKTLFSPEFMEEALKGSPYEAEYMTAAAKPEDWHRHIAKVRTFEQKIQDWSADEISKIKAPALIIAGDADIVQPEHVVALYKLFGGGSLGELSMPTSQLAILPGTMHTALTQKTDLLMAMIPGFLEDGVAYE
- a CDS encoding DUF1801 domain-containing protein; the protein is MNNDIQLYNANQSAEDAKICSLLALEIDRNLPEAESKIWHRHPVWFIDKNPIVGYSKQKAGIRLMFWSGVSFDEKQLQAGTGKFKDASIFYNSAEEIELQDLVRWLAKSREIQWDYKNIVKHKGVLERLK
- a CDS encoding Crp/Fnr family transcriptional regulator, with translation MQAFQEYLQKHTPITVEQFHLLKHELKEKKYNKGETLLIEGGKTDVIYFVCSGLLRAYTLDKQGKEHIIQFAPENWWMGDRNSTYFNQPAEYSIDAIEDSEVVVISKKFMEMAHKVCLDFGKYNIRLLHNSIRHMQRRINLLLAATAEERYLDFINLYPQLTLRISQIMIASYLGITPESLSRVRKELARKHSNTDKR
- a CDS encoding pirin family protein; this translates as MKKVIENIIRKPAQAGMVGDGFRVFNYIPRAGISQRRISPFLMLDFNAAFDFGPSDHLRGVDVHPHKGFETVTIAYKGSVAHYDSAGNSGVINPGDVQWMTAGNGILHKEFHEENFSKTGGPFEMVQLWINLPKKDKSVAPHYQGLTADRMGKLPLDNDGGIVNIIAGEAQGVKGPAETYTPVNLFDMRLNKNGVFTTQISAEHHTALLVINGNITVNEQAVAEHSFVLFKNEGEEITVHAQEESVVLLLSGEPIDEPVVSYGPFVMNTEAEIREAIMDFNMGKFGYLE
- a CDS encoding GNAT family N-acetyltransferase, with protein sequence MNMAFENIPLNKNDENHRFELQVDGHTAFIDYGERNGKAWLIHTESPPELAGRGVATALIAKTLTWLKDNSYTLIPLCPLVVAFIKRHPDWLTIVDEAYRKPFEH